The following nucleotide sequence is from Methylotenera sp. G11.
ATGCTGAAGGAACGCTCAGCTACACCACAAGCCCGGTACATGACGTTGCACATTTTGTTTCATTGGCGAAAGAACTTGAGGCATTTGGCTGCGATACGATCGCAATTAAAGATATGGCAGGATTGCTGACACCATCAGCCACCACTGACCTGGTGACAGCATTGCGTGCGGCAGTGAGTTTGCCGATCCATCTGCACAGCCATGCAACATCCGGTTTATCTGCCATGTGCCTGTTAAAAGGCATTGAAGCAGGCGCCGCTATTGTTGATACCTGCAACTCATCTTTCGGTGAAGGCGCCAGCCATTCATCCACTGAAAGCATGGTTGCGGCTCTACAGGGCACAGAATATGACACCGGCCTTGATTTACAGGCACTGCAGGAAGTCACCGCCTATTTCCGCGACGTGCGTAAAAAATACTGGCAATTTGAAAGCGAGTTTACCGGTGTAGATACACGCGTGCTGGTGAACCAGGTCCCAGGCGGTATGATTTCCAACCTATCCAACCAGCTGAAAGAGCAAGGTGCGCTTAATCGCATGGATGAAGTGCTGGCTGAGATCCCACGTGTACGTAAAGACCTGGGCTACCCTCCGCTGGTAACGCCAACTTCACAGATCGTTGGTACGCAGGCCGTGTTAAACGTAATGACAGGTGACCGTTACAAATCCATCACCAATGAAGTAAAAAATTACTTCCGCGGCCATTACGGAAAATCACCAGCTGCGATTGATGACAGCATTAAGCAAAAAGCTGTGGGCAATGAGGAAATCATCAGCTGCCGCCCAGCCGACCTGCTTGAACCGGAGATGGAAAAACTGGCCGCAGAAGCTGAACTGTTTGCAAAAACCCAGGAAGATGTTCTGACTTATGCAATGTTTCCGGATATCGGCAAAACTTACCTGCAAGAACGTAATGCAGGTTCAGCTACGCCAGAAGCGCTCCTGGAAAAATCAGCGGTACAATCCAGCGCTGCACGCTTTGCGCCAAATGAATTTAAAGTGACCTTGCATGGAGAGACGTTCCATATCAATTTAACCGGCAGTGGCCATGCCGGCCAGGAACAGCGTCCATACTACGTCACCATCGATGGCATTGCCGAAGAAGTGATTGTTGAAACTTTAAGTGAAATCGAAGTTTCCGGCAGTGGCGCTACCTCAGGCGGCAGCAAGAAAAAAGCTGCCGGCAACACGGCAAGCGGCCGTCCTCGCGCTTCGCATGCAGGCCATGTAACCACATCCATGCCGGGAACCATCGTTGCCGTTAAAGTGAACGTTGGCGACAAGGTCAAAGCGGGCGATGGCGTTCTGGTGATTGAAGCGATGAAAATGGAGAATGAAATCCAGGCGGCAACTACAGGTGTTGTGGTTGCGGTAAATGTAGGCAAAGGTGATACAGTAACGCCTGATGAAGCTTTGCTCGAAATTCAACCAGAATAAGCAATTTGTTTTTTAACGTAAAAGCCGACAGAATAGTACTGTCGGCTTTTTTATTAGCAGCAGAAAATCATGGATAAAAATCTCATACTTGCCTCATCCTCCCCTTACCGTCGTGAACTACTCACGCATTTACAGGTACCTTTTACATGCATATCGCCAGATGTGGATGAAACTCCCCTGCCGGGTGAGTTGCCGCAGCAAACGGCTCTGCGCCTGGCACAGGTAAAAGCAAGAAAGATCGGCAACACGCATACGGAAGCGCTGATCATAGGCTGTGACCAGGTAGCAACGCTGGATAATCAGCAGCTAGGCAAGCCATTGACGCATGATAATGCGACCAGGCAGCTGCGCTTGATGCGTGGCCGCGAAGTGACCTTTCATAGCGCGCTTTGCCTTTACAATGCAGCGAGCAACAGCATGCAGGCTGAGGTTGTGCCTTATGTTGTCAGGTTCAGAAACCTGACGGATGCACAGATTGAAAACTATTTGGTAAAAGAACAGCCTTACCATTGTGCCGGTAGTGCAAAATCCGAAGGCTTGGGTATTGCAATTATAGAAAAAATGACCGGTGACGACCCTAACGCATTAATCGGGCTGCCCTTGATTGCGCTGGTTAACATGTTGCAGAACGAAGGATTCGCAGTAATATAAAAGCACTCGATGTGCATGATGTCCCCGGCAGGTACGGCAACCCACTCAAAAAAAGGAATACGACATGTCAGTTCGATACACACTCATTACATCCGCTATTTTGTCAGCATTTTCTACTGTTGCGGTTTCTGCGGAATTGAATGAAATACGCAGTACGCTCAATGACCAGCAAAGTGTTGCCGTGACTATTTACAATAACAATCTGGCCCTGGTAAAAGACCAGCGCAAGGTCAGCCTTGTTAGCGGGTTAAACAGCCTTGCGCTGCGTGACGTGAGTGCGCAGATCAGGCCTGAGACTGCCCTGCTCCGCAGCCTGACCAATGCCGGAAGCTTGACCACGCTGGAACAGAATTTTGATTTTGACTTGCTGACCCCACAAAAGCTGCTTGAAAAGTATGTAGGTAAAAATGTAACGGTAGCCAGGATTAACCAGGCTACTGGCGTAGAAACGACGGAACAGGCAACGGTGCTGTCAGCAAACAACGGTGTGGTAATGCGTATCGGCAATCGTATTGAAAGCGGAGTTCCTGGCCGTATCATTTATGATGACGTGCCCGCCAATCTGCGTGACCGCCCGACCCTGGTGACAAAACTTAACAGTAAAGCCGCTTCCGTGCAGACTGTAGAGCTCAGTTACTTAACCGGAGGCCTGGGCTGGAAAGCTGATTATGTTGCCGAATTAAACGCCAAGGAAGACAGTATAGATTTATCTGGCTGGGTCACGCTGAACAATACCAGTGGCACCAGCTACAACAATGCCAAGCTGCAACTCGTTGCCGGCGATGTCAATACCGTGAGGGAAAGCCATCCACGGGCGGCAGCGGCCATGCATAAGACCATGGCCATGGCAGAAGATAGTGCCGGCATGGCTGAAGAATCTTTACTTGAGTATCACCTGTACTCCCTGGATCGTCCTACGACCATAGCGGAAAACCAGACCAAGCAGGTAGCATTGCTTGCCGCATCTAATATTCCTGCGCGCAAAGAGCTGGTGCTGCGTGGTGCCGATTACTATTACGGCTCCAGTTATGGGGATTTAGGCCAGAAAATCAAAGTCGCTGCCTTTATGGAATTTGATAATAAAGACGCCGCCAAACTAGGCATGCCTTTACCTAAAGGAATCATGCGGGTTTATAAAAAAGACAGCCAGGGCAATGCGCAGTTTGTGGGTGAGGACCAGATCGACCATACGCCTAAAAATGAAACTGTGCGACTGAAGCTGGGTGATTCTTTTGATGTGACTGCAGATAAAAAACAGACAGACTTCAAGGCCTTGCCTCGCCCTGCAAAAGGAAATAATTTATCCGAGAGCGCATATGAAATCGTGCTCAAGAACGCAAAGAAAGAACCCATTGTTGTGACGGTTCAGGAGCCGATACCCGGAGACTGGAAAATCCTGAAAGAAAGCCATGCCAGCCAAAAGGCCGCGAGCAATACAGCGGTATGGAAAATAGAGATACCTGCTGAAGGCAAAACCATTTTAAACTACCGTGTACAAGTAAAGTATTAATTAATGACAGCCCCTACTGCCTTCGGCACCCTGTTTTTCATTCCTGTTACGCTGGGCGACGATAACCTGGCGCGGGCATTGCCGCCGGATGTGATTCGCATCGCACAGAACCTGGAAGTGTTTGTGGTGGAAAATGAAAAAACCGCACGGCATTTCCTGGGCCTGATGAAAACCCTGAAACCAGTGCGCGAGCTTACCTTGCTGACACTCAACGAGCATACCGAGGATAAAGCAATTCCTGCATTGCTTGCCCCGCTGCTGGCAGGTAAGAATGTAGGCGTTATGAGCGAAGCCGGATGCCCCGGCATTGCGGACCCAGGTGCAAAGCTGGCGGCACTGGCTCACCAGAAAGGCATACGCGTCACACCGCTGGTTGGCCCCAGTTCTATCCTGCTGAGCCTGATGGCTTCCGGCTTCAATGGCCAGCGCTTTACTTTTCTGGGATATTTGCCTGCCGACAAAGCGGCGCGCGTGCAACGCCTGAAAGAAATCGAAAAACTCTCGCAGAAATCTGCCGAGACACAGATCTTTATTGAAACGCCCTATCGCAATCAGCATCTGCTGGCAGATATCCTGGCGCATTGCCATCCTGAAACCAAACTGTGTGTCGCATGCAATATCAGTTTGGATGATGAATTGATTATCAGCCGCAGCATTAAAGCCTGGAAGCAACAGCCATTGCCCGACCTGCATAAGAAACCGGCAGTGTTTCTGTTACTGGCCTAAGTGATTCCGGTCTAAGTGACTCTAGCTTAGGTTATTGGCCAGTAATGTTCTAACCGGTGCATAACTGCGCCTATGTACCGCTGATACCCCATGTGTACTGAGCATTTCCAGATGGTAAGGTGTCGGATATCCTTTGTGTTTTGCAAAGCCATATTGCGGATATTGCACATCGAGCGCATAAAGCTCTGCATCACGTGCAGTCTTGGCAAGGATGGATGCAGCAGAAATCGCCTGTACCTTGCTATCCCCTTTGACAATTGCTTCACATGGCAAGGCAATCTTCGGACATTTATTCCCGTCGACCTGTACCAGGTCGGGCAGCGTCTCCAGCATTTCTATGGCGCGCTTCATTGCCAGCAGACTTGCCTGCAGAATGTTGATCTCATCAATTTCTTCGGCGCTGCAGCTGGCAATTGCCCAAGCCAGCGATTTTCTTTTAATTTCGACAGCCAGAAAATCGCGCTTTTTCTCCGAAAGCTTCTTGGAATCCGCAAGGCCGACGATTGGCCGGCTGGGGTCAAGGATGACCGCTGCTGCATATACGCTGCCAGCCAAGGGGCCACGACCTGCTTCGTCTACGCCGCAGATCAGCATGGTCGAGGTCATTTCAGGTAAGCCAAAACCGCTGCGGCGGCTTTTTCGGCAGTGTTCTGACGTAAGCTATGGTGAATCTGGGTAAACTCCTGCTGAATCTCCAGCAGCTTGTTTTTGTCGTTCACCAGATTCAGGGCTGCTTCTGCCAGTTTTTCCGGAGTGGCATCGTCCTGCAATAACTCCGGTACAACAAACCTTTCCGCCAGCACATTCGGTAAGCCAACATAAGGCTGCAAGCGCATGCGCTTTAATAGCTGCCAGCTCAATTTAGGCATGCGGTAAGTGATCACCATAGGTTTTTTGAGTAATGCAGCTTCCAGGGTTGCGGTGCCCGAAGCAACAATCACGACGTCTGCAGCTTCCATTGCGTCATGCGCATGGCCAAATAAAAGTTCCAGCGGTAATTTTTCAGGTTCATTAAAAATTACCAGCTCAAAAATGCGGCGTGTTTCGCGTGTAATTAATGGCACAAGGAATTTGGCATCAGGGCGCACAGCATGGATGAGTTTTGCTGCCTGAACAAACAGATCCGCATGCTGCTGCACTTCACTCTGACGGCTGCCAGGCAGCATTGCTACAATAAGTACTGAGCTATCCAGCTTCAGTGTTTCGCGTGCCCCTGCAACATCAGGTACTAGCGGTAGCATGTCGGCCAGCGGATGGCCTACGTAACTCACGGAAATGCCGGCGCTCCGGTACAGTGCCGGCTCAAAAGGAAATAACGCCAGTATTTCAGTTACTGCATGCTTGATTTTTTTGATGCGGTTTTTGCGCCATGCCCAAATTGATGGGCTGACATAATGTATGGTTTTAACACCTTTGTTTTTCAATTTCCTTTCCAGCCAGAAATTAAAATCAGGCGCATCTATGCCAATAAATAAATCCAGGCGGTTCTCTATGAAATGATTCAATAACTGACGCCTGAGTTTAAGCAGTCCCCAAAGGTGTTTGAGCACTTCAAGGTAACCGCGTATGGATAGCCTCTCGATAGGAAACAGAGACTGCGCACCTTCGTTCATCATTTTAGGGCCGGCAATGCCGACAAACTCAATATCCGGGCGCTGTTGCTTCAAAGCACGGATAAGATGGCTGCCAAGCAGGTCGCCTGAAGCCTCACCAGCTACAATACCAATTCTGACCATAGCAGCGCTCTAGCGAATGATGCCGCGCGTAGATGCGTTCAGAAAGTCCGTCAGCAAGGCTATTTCGGGTGTTTCAGAATGCATGGCCAGCAACTCAGTTTTTGCCTCATCCAGCGACAAGCCTTTACGATACAGCGTTTTATAGGCGCGCTTGATCTGCAGGATGCTTTCTGCTGAAAAACCGCGTCGTTTCAAGCCCTCAGCATTAATGCCATGCGGTTTTGCATCATAACCGGCAGCGGTCACGTAGGTTGGAATATCCTTAAAAACTACTGATCCGACTGCTGTAATGACGTGGGAGCCGATTTTGCAGAACTGGTGTATCAAGGTAAAGCCGCCCAGAATTGCGTAGTCGTAGACGTCCACATGACCAGCCAGTGAGGAGTTGTTTGCAAAGATGGTGTTATTGCCGACCTGGCAGTCATGCGCGATATGCACATAAGCCATGATCCAGTTGCCGTTGCCGATCTTGGTTGTGCCTTTGTCTTGAATCGTGCCGCGGTTGAATGTGCAGAATTCGCGAATGGTATTGTTATCGCCGATTTCCAGCAAGGTGGGTTCATCCTTGTATTTTTTATCCTGTGGCACTTCGCCCAGTGATGAAAACTGGAAAATCTGGTTGTTCTTACCAATAGTGGTACAACCATTGATAGATACATGGCTGCTGATACGGGTTCCCGCATCAATCTTGACGTCGGGGCCAATAATAGAATAAGCGCCTACCTCCACACTTGAATCTAACTGTGCGGAAGGATCAATGATTGCGGTTGGATGGATTTTTGCAGTCTGCATTATTACGTCACTTGTTTTTCTATTAACTGTTGCTACTTAGCCGTACACGCTTATTTTTCAATGGCTTTCAATATACACATCATTTGCGCTTCGGCAACGACAGTGCCATCAACGCTGGCTACGCCGGTATATTTCCAGATGCCTTTCAGGATACGGTCAATTTTGACATTCAGGATAATCTGGTCACCGGGTGAAACTGGCTTTTTAAAGCGCGCGCTATCAATGCCTGCAAAATAATACACAGAATCATCACTTGGTTTTGTGTCCATGGTCTTGAAAGACAGAATGGCTGCGGCCTGTGCCATTGCCTCAACAATCAAAACACCAGGCATCACCGGGTGATATGGAAAATGACCAGGGAAATACGGTTCATTTACGCTGACATTCTTAATCGCAACAATTTCTTTACCTAGTTCCAAAGACACGACACGGTCTACCAGCACAAATGGATAACGATGTGGTAAGTGTTCCAGAATTTCATGGATATCCATGCCGGTAGTGTCTACTGTATTTGTCATGATGATTTCAGCCTGCTTTTAAGAGTGTGATTTTATTAATTATTTTTTACGAAAAGTTATTGTTGAGATTTTAATAATGCAATCTCTTTTTCCAGCGACTTGATTTTATCTGCAAAATCGTCCAGATGGCGTATTTTAGCAGCGGTGTTAAGCCATGCGCGATGCGTCTGGAATGGCATCAAGGCTGTATAAGTGTCAGCAGTGGCCAGGGAGCGTGTAATCATGCTGCCAGGAGAAATTGTAACGTTATCCGCTATTTCCAGATGCCCCAACACCATCGCTGCGCCACCAATTTTGCAGTGTCTACCAATGCGGGCGCTACCGGCAATGCCTACACAGCCGGCAATAACACTATGTGCGCCTATCACGCAGTTGTGGCCGATCTGAATCAGGTTATCAAGCTTTACCCCTTCTTCGATGATGGTGTCATCCAGGGCGCCGCGGTCTATTGTGGTGTTCGCACCGACATCCACATTGTCTTGCAGAATTGCGCGGCCAACCTGCGGGATTTTAATCCAGCGGCCGCCTTCTTCCGCATAGCCAAAGCCATCAGAGCCGATAACTGCGCCAGAAAAGATATGGCAGTTTTTACCGATTTCACAATGGTGCTTGATCGTAACATTGGGTTCCAAGCGCGTATGGTCGGCAATAGCAACATCATTTTCTATCACACAGCCGCTGCCGACGATGACGTGTTCACCCAAAACGACATTTTCACCTATGACTACCAATGCTCCGATGCTGCATGAGCCAGGAATCTGGGCAGAAGCGGCAACAACCGCCGTAGATGCAATGCCTGCCGGTGCAACAGTGACCGGGTTTAAAAATGCCGATACTTTAGCAAAATAGGCATACGGGTTGTCGGTGATGATTTTTGCTGCTGTCGTTAATTCGGTATGCGCATGCTTTAATATAAAAGCGCTGGCCTGGCTTGCAGCAACAGCTTTTTGATATTTAGAATCACTCACAAAGCTGATATCGCCTGCTTTTGCATTGGCAAGAGACGATACGCGCCGGATCAATGTACTGCCATCTCCAACGACAATTCCACCTAAGGCACTGACAATCTCATCAAGCGAGTATTGCTTACTCATTTATATAAACGCACATCTGTTCGCACTGGCTGCCTGATTACTTTTTACCCAGCATCTTCAGCACTTTGTCGGTGATATCGATTTTTTTACTTGCGTAAGCGACACCGCTGTAAACAACAAGATCATAACCTTCAGCTTCAGAAACAGATTGAACTGCTTTATTCACGCGGTCTTGCAAAGAACCCAGTTCTTCATTCTTGCGTAAATTAATATCTTCCCGCAGTTCTCTCTGTTTGCGCTGAAATTCAATTTTAATATTCTGGACATCACGCTCCTTGTTGCGTCGCTCGGCTTCGGAAATAGTCAAACCTTCCTTATCCAGAGTCGCTTCAAGATCTTTGATCTGTTTAGCCATACGGTCCAGTTCCTGTGAACGCGGGCTGAACTCGCGCTCGAGTTTTTTTCCGCTCTCAGCTGTCTGCGGCGCTTCCTGCAGAATTTTATCAACCTGTACGTAGCCGACTTTCAGGTCTGCAGATTGCGCATTCACTGCAAAGGTCACCAATCCCGCCATTACTAAACTTTTGAAAATTTTATTCAATTAATTTCTCCTAAAACCTACACTTCTGTCTTCGTCGTATTATGCCATAAGACATCGCAAAGCCTCTGTTTGCATACTTCTACAGAGCTTAAATTAGAACTGCTGACCCATCTGGAACTGTATGGACTGCGTATCATCGCCAGCTGCACTGTTAAGTGCTTTGGCATAGACGACTTTCAGCGGGCCAAACGGTGAAATCCAGCTTGCACCGATACCGGCTGAATACCTGAGATCGCCTAGGCTGTAAGTTTCGTTAGCGCCATACACGTTACCGGCATCTACAAAAGCACTCATTTTAAACTGGCTTGAGTTTTTCATACCGGGAACAGGGAAAAATAACTCGGCATTACCAAGCAGGCGCTTGGTGCCGCCTACAGAGTATTGCCTGTTGGTTACAGGGTCATAGTCTTTGGGTCCCAATGTGCCGTTCTGGTAGCCTCGAACGGAGCTTACACCGCCCATATAGTAGTTTTTAAAGAACGGATATTTTTCGTTGCCGTATGTATCGGCATAACCAATTTCACCGTTCAGCATAAAGGTATACCCGCTGAATACCTCTTTATACCAGGATTGTTTATAGTCAAGCTTGTAATATTCCAGATCCAGCACGGGCAATGATACTTCCGCAGTCAAGCGCTGCAGCACACCTTTGGTCGGGAAAAATACGGTATCCCTTGAGTCGTGCGTCCAGCCGGCTGATACCACTACGGAATCACTGCTGCAACCGCTGCTGTTCAGGCCGCAGTAATCTCTATATCGTTTAGGGCTGTCACTGTTTAAATCAATAGTAGTGAAGTCAGCTGCGATACCGAAGTTAATGCCGTCACGTTCATTTAATGGAATGCCAAAGCGTAAACCCGCGCCGTATGATGATGACTGGTAAGAGCCAACGTTGTTCAATTTGCTGGTATCTACATCGCGACGATACAGGTCAATACCCCTGCTTACCCCATCTGGCGTGAAATAAGGGTCAGTGAACGATAAAGAGTAAACCGTATTATATTTACCCGTATTCACCTGGGCACTTACGCGGTTGCCTGTGCCCAGGAAGTTATTCTGGTTCACTGTAACACCAAACACAACACCCTGGCTACTTGACAGGCCGGCACCAAACTGTACGCTGCCTGTAGATTTTTCAACGACACTGATATTCAGATCCACTTGGTCTGATGTACCGGGTACTGCCGGTGTTTCCACATTCACGTCCGAGAAATAGTCGGTACGCCTGATGCGCTCTTTCGATCGATTGATTTTGTTTGAAGCATACCAAGCGGACTCCAGCTGACGGATTTCACGGCGAATGACCTCGTCACGCGTGCGTGTGTTGCCGGCAATGTTGATGCGGCGTACGTACACACGTTTACCAGGGTCGACAAAAAAGGTGAACGCGGCTGTATGTTTTTCCTTATCAAGTTCCGGCACCGGATTGACGTTTGAAAAAGCGTAGCCGTCATCGCTTAATCGGTCACTGATGGCTTTGCTGGTCTGCGTCACTTTTTCACGGCTGAAAGTATCGCCGGCCTGAACCTGCATCAACTGGCGCAGTTCGTCCTCGGGCACCAGGGTTTCGCCGGCCAGTTTCACTTCTGAAATCGTGTATTTCTCGCCTTCGGTGATATTGACCGTAATGTAGATGTCTTTTTTATCCGGCGTTATCGATACCTGCGTAGAATCGATATTGAATTCAAGATAGCCCCGGTTCATATAGAAAGAACGCAGTGTTTCCAGGTCGGCATTCAGCTTTTGTTTGGAGTACTGGTCGTCCTTATTCCACCAACTCATCCAGTTTGGCGTAGTCAGCAGGAACTCAGCCCGTAGATCCTCGGTGCTGAAAGCCTGGTTGCCGACAATGTTGATATCACGGATTTTGGAAACAACACCTTCTTCAATATCAAAGCGGACAGCAACACGGTTACGCTCAAGCGGAGAAACCGTCGCTTTGACCGTTGCACCATATTTGCCTTGCGACAGATACTGCCGCTTGATTTCCTGCTCTGCGCGGTCCAGTTGTGATTTATCAAAAATCTGGCCTTCGGTGATGCCGATCTGTTTCAAACCCTCTTTCATTTTATCGGTAGGGAATGATTTGTTGCCGCTGAAGTCAATTTGAGAAATGGCAGAACGCTCTTGCACTGTTACGACCAGAACATCGCCTTCCGCCTCGATGCGTACATCCTTGAAAAATCCGGTGCCATAAAGAGATTTGATCGCCTGTGAAGCCAGGTCATCATTCATCGTCTCGCCGACTTTGACAGGCAAGTAACTAAAAACAGTACCGGCTTCTGTACGCTGAATCCCCTCGACCCGGATGTCTTTAACTACGAAGGGCTCAAGTGCTGCCGCCGAGCTTGCGTATAAGCCCGAAACCAGCAGCAATATAGACTTGAGTTTAATATTTTTTTGTTTCAAGTGTTGAATAGCCATTCAATTAGCCTGTTATCAATCTGTTCATATCATTATAAAGTGCCAAAACCATCATCCAGCCAAGAATAAAAAGCCCTATCCTTTGTCCGATACTTATTGCCGCTTCTGATACAGGTTTGCCCGTAAAAAATTCAACCATATAATACATGAAATGCCCGCCATCTAGTATCGGTATCGGTAATAGATTTAATATACCGATACTAATACTGACCAGTGCCAGAAAGCCGATAAAGACTTTAACACCCATATTGGCGCTTTGTCCTGCATAACTGGCGATGGTAACGGGGCCGCTCATGCCTTTCCATGACACATTGCCAATGAGCATGTTGCCCAGCATTTTCAGGCTGAACACGGATGTTTCCCATGTTTTTTCCAGGCTCTTTGCAAGTGCTTCCAGCACGGTAAAGTGCTGGATAACAAAATAACGGTCGAGCTGAGATTGTTCAATCTTGAATCCGGCACCTACGCGGCCAATCACTTTACCATTTTCCTTCACGGCATCGGGAGTCATAGACAGATGCTGCTGTTCAGGGCCACGCTGGATCACTACTTCTATCCTTTTTTCCGGGTGCAGCCTTACTTCCTGGACAAAAGCTTCCCAGTCGCTGATTTTTTTGTCGTTTATGGAGAGAATCAGGTCACCGACCCGCAGGCCCGCTGAATCGGCTGGGCTGTTGGCTAAAACCTCTCCAACGCGGGCGTCCGCTCTCGGCTGGTAGGCAGCCAGGCCCAACTGTTCCAGAATATCGATATTTGCATCGTCATGACTGAATCCGTTAGCCATTAATCTGTGTAAATGAATCTGTTGATGGCTATCTATGACTTGAATCTCAATGCTACGGCTTTTTAATGATTCATTTAATAGCAGCCAGCGCGCATCCTGCCAGCTTGCAACGTCTTTACCGTTGATCTTTTGAATCATATCCCCGGAGTGAATCTGGCTGGCAGCTGCCGGCGTGTTTTCCACCACTTCGCCTACATAAGGCTTGGCGCCGATGGTTCCGGTCAGGAACAGGGCCCAGTATAAAATCACAGCCAGCAGCAAATTTGCAAACGGCCCGGCAAGCACAATAGCCATTTTTTTGGCAACACTTTGCTGGTTAAGCGCGCGTGACATATCATGGGCAGGAGAGCCATCTTCACCGGAGGCTTGTTCGGCCTCCAGCATTTTCACATAACCGCCCAGTGGAATTGCGGCAATTGCGAATTCTGTCTGGTCACGGCCAATTTTTTTGCTCCAGATCGGTTTGCCGAAGCCGACAGAGAATTTGAGCACCTTGACTCCGCACCATCTGGCAACCTGGAAATGGCCATATTCGTGAACCGTAACCAGGATACCCAGTGTCAGGATGAAAGCTAAGATTGTTAACATGATGATTAGTCGCTATGGATAGATGCCAATTTGCTATGCATGGTTTTCAAGCCACAGGCTGGCAGCTCGCCTGGCTTTGGCATCCACTGTTGCAAGCTGCTCTATTGAAACCACATCTTCAATGACTGAAGCTGTCAATACGGATTCAATCATTAATGGGATATCCATAAAACCGATTCGTTCAGCCAGAAAAGCTTCTACTGCAATTTCGTTAGCCGCATTCAGGATAGCCGGTGCGGTTCCGCCTGCGTTAAGTGCATCGTACGCCAGACGCAGGCATGGGAAACGGCTGAAATCGGGCGCACAGAAATCCAGGCGGCCGATCTTGATCAGATCCAGGCTGTTTACACCGCTTTGCAGCCGATCCGGAAAACCCAAACCGTAAGCAATGGGTGTGCGCATGTCGGGGTTGCCTAATTGCGCCAGCACGCTGCCGTCGTTATATTCAACCATGGAATGAATCACGCTTTGCGGATGAACCACAACATCGATCTGATTGGCAGCGGCATTAAACAGCCAATGCGCCTCAATGACTTCCAGGCCTTTATTCATCATCGTTGCGGAATCGATAGTGATTTTAGGCCCCATTACCCAATTCGGGTGGTTCAGTGCCTGCGCGCGCGTTACGCTGCGCATGTCATCCAGGGTGGCATTACGGAAC
It contains:
- the lpxB gene encoding lipid-A-disaccharide synthase — protein: MVRIGIVAGEASGDLLGSHLIRALKQQRPDIEFVGIAGPKMMNEGAQSLFPIERLSIRGYLEVLKHLWGLLKLRRQLLNHFIENRLDLFIGIDAPDFNFWLERKLKNKGVKTIHYVSPSIWAWRKNRIKKIKHAVTEILALFPFEPALYRSAGISVSYVGHPLADMLPLVPDVAGARETLKLDSSVLIVAMLPGSRQSEVQQHADLFVQAAKLIHAVRPDAKFLVPLITRETRRIFELVIFNEPEKLPLELLFGHAHDAMEAADVVIVASGTATLEAALLKKPMVITYRMPKLSWQLLKRMRLQPYVGLPNVLAERFVVPELLQDDATPEKLAEAALNLVNDKNKLLEIQQEFTQIHHSLRQNTAEKAAAAVLAYLK
- the rnhB gene encoding ribonuclease HII; translated protein: MTSTMLICGVDEAGRGPLAGSVYAAAVILDPSRPIVGLADSKKLSEKKRDFLAVEIKRKSLAWAIASCSAEEIDEINILQASLLAMKRAIEMLETLPDLVQVDGNKCPKIALPCEAIVKGDSKVQAISAASILAKTARDAELYALDVQYPQYGFAKHKGYPTPYHLEMLSTHGVSAVHRRSYAPVRTLLANNLS
- a CDS encoding SAM-dependent methyltransferase, which produces MTAPTAFGTLFFIPVTLGDDNLARALPPDVIRIAQNLEVFVVENEKTARHFLGLMKTLKPVRELTLLTLNEHTEDKAIPALLAPLLAGKNVGVMSEAGCPGIADPGAKLAALAHQKGIRVTPLVGPSSILLSLMASGFNGQRFTFLGYLPADKAARVQRLKEIEKLSQKSAETQIFIETPYRNQHLLADILAHCHPETKLCVACNISLDDELIISRSIKAWKQQPLPDLHKKPAVFLLLA
- a CDS encoding DUF4139 domain-containing protein, translated to MSVRYTLITSAILSAFSTVAVSAELNEIRSTLNDQQSVAVTIYNNNLALVKDQRKVSLVSGLNSLALRDVSAQIRPETALLRSLTNAGSLTTLEQNFDFDLLTPQKLLEKYVGKNVTVARINQATGVETTEQATVLSANNGVVMRIGNRIESGVPGRIIYDDVPANLRDRPTLVTKLNSKAASVQTVELSYLTGGLGWKADYVAELNAKEDSIDLSGWVTLNNTSGTSYNNAKLQLVAGDVNTVRESHPRAAAAMHKTMAMAEDSAGMAEESLLEYHLYSLDRPTTIAENQTKQVALLAASNIPARKELVLRGADYYYGSSYGDLGQKIKVAAFMEFDNKDAAKLGMPLPKGIMRVYKKDSQGNAQFVGEDQIDHTPKNETVRLKLGDSFDVTADKKQTDFKALPRPAKGNNLSESAYEIVLKNAKKEPIVVTVQEPIPGDWKILKESHASQKAASNTAVWKIEIPAEGKTILNYRVQVKY
- the oadA gene encoding sodium-extruding oxaloacetate decarboxylase subunit alpha, whose product is MAKVHVTELVLRDGHQSLIATRLRTDDMLPICSKLDSIGFWSLEAWGGATFDACVRFLKEDPWERLARLRKALPNSRIQMLLRGQNLLGYRHYSDDVVRAFVQKSADNGVDVFRIFDAMNDMRNLQTSIEAVKKVGKHAEGTLSYTTSPVHDVAHFVSLAKELEAFGCDTIAIKDMAGLLTPSATTDLVTALRAAVSLPIHLHSHATSGLSAMCLLKGIEAGAAIVDTCNSSFGEGASHSSTESMVAALQGTEYDTGLDLQALQEVTAYFRDVRKKYWQFESEFTGVDTRVLVNQVPGGMISNLSNQLKEQGALNRMDEVLAEIPRVRKDLGYPPLVTPTSQIVGTQAVLNVMTGDRYKSITNEVKNYFRGHYGKSPAAIDDSIKQKAVGNEEIISCRPADLLEPEMEKLAAEAELFAKTQEDVLTYAMFPDIGKTYLQERNAGSATPEALLEKSAVQSSAARFAPNEFKVTLHGETFHINLTGSGHAGQEQRPYYVTIDGIAEEVIVETLSEIEVSGSGATSGGSKKKAAGNTASGRPRASHAGHVTTSMPGTIVAVKVNVGDKVKAGDGVLVIEAMKMENEIQAATTGVVVAVNVGKGDTVTPDEALLEIQPE
- a CDS encoding Maf family nucleotide pyrophosphatase: MDKNLILASSSPYRRELLTHLQVPFTCISPDVDETPLPGELPQQTALRLAQVKARKIGNTHTEALIIGCDQVATLDNQQLGKPLTHDNATRQLRLMRGREVTFHSALCLYNAASNSMQAEVVPYVVRFRNLTDAQIENYLVKEQPYHCAGSAKSEGLGIAIIEKMTGDDPNALIGLPLIALVNMLQNEGFAVI